A part of Brettanomyces bruxellensis chromosome 3, complete sequence genomic DNA contains:
- a CDS encoding uncharacterized protein (BUSCO:EOG09261F9G): MRAPLIAIEGLDRSGKSTQTLKLVRRLQDSNRSVKLLKFPERTTAIGKLIDQYLKDKKYKLSDESVHLLFSANRWELQDKIIDLLTNQYIVVVDRYVYSGVAYSGAKGLKFQWCLNPDLGMPKPDVTIFLKFNDMLQVTTRSGFGEERYEESEFQKKVCAQFKKFEGFSEWHNINVDNKSIEEVHDEIWNLVEPVINGINNDIQTF; this comes from the coding sequence ATGAGAGCGCCTTTAATTGCTATAGAGGGGCTTGATAGAAGTGGCAAATCCACTCAAACTTTAAAGCTAGTTAGAAGGTTGCAAGATAGTAATCGTTCTGTGAAATTACTGAAGTTTCCTGAGAGAACTACAGCTATCGGAAAGCTAATTgatcaatatttgaaggataAGAAGTACAAACTTTCGGATGAATCTGTACATCTTTTATTCTCAGCTAATCGTTGGGAACTGCAGGATAAAATTATAGACCTATTAACAAATCAATATATTGTAGTTGTTGATAGATACGTGTATTCGGGTGTGGCATACTCAGGTGCCAAGGGTCTTAAGTTTCAGTGGTGTCTGAATCCAGATCTTGGTATGCCAAAGCCAGATGTTACCATATTTCTAAAGTTTAACGATATGCTTCAGGTGACAACAAGATCTGGTTTTGGTGAAGAAAGGTATGAAGAATCGGAAtttcagaagaaagttTGTGCacaatttaaaaaatttgaaggattTTCTGAATGGCATAACATTAATGTTGATAACAAAAGTATTGAAGAGGTTCATGATGAGATATGGAATTTAGTTGAGCCTGTGATAAATGGAATTAACAATGATATACAAACATTTTAA